From a region of the Carettochelys insculpta isolate YL-2023 chromosome 29, ASM3395843v1, whole genome shotgun sequence genome:
- the WDR83 gene encoding WD repeat domain-containing protein 83 isoform X1 → MAFPEPKPQRPELPKKLVRNLECKQGAVRAVRFNVDGNYCLTCGSDKTLKLWNPHKGTLLKTYSGHGYEVLDAAGSFDNSQLCSCGADKMVVLWDVASGQVIRKFRGHAGKVNCVQFNEEATVILSGSIDSTIRCWDCRSHRPDPIQILDEAKDGVSSLKVSDHEILSGSVDGRVRRYDLRAGELCSDYVGSPITSVCFSKDGQCTLAASLDSTLRLLDKDTGEMLGEYTGHKNTAYKLDCCLSEKDTHVASCSEDGKVYFWDLVEGSLTLSLPVGRGVVQSLTFHPSEPGLLTATEGQVQFWREEAHAAAQGEALGC, encoded by the exons ATGGCATTTCCTGAACCAAAGCCCCAGAGGCCGGAGCTGCCGAAGAAGCTGGTGCGGAATTTGGAGTGCAAACAGGGAGCAGTCAGGGCAGTGAGGTTTAATG TGGATGGAAATTACTGTCTCACCTGTGGCAGCGACAAAACCCTGAAGCTGTGGAACCCCCACAAGGGGACCCTCCTGAAGACCTACAGCGGCCATGGCTATGAAGTGTTGGACGCAGCTGG ctcctttgataacagccagctctgctcctgtgggGCCGACAAAATGGTTGTCCTGTGGGACGTGGCCAGCGGGCAGGTGATCCGCAAGTTCCGCGGTCATGCAGGG AAGGTGAACTGTGTGCAGTTCAACGAGGAGGCCACGGTGATCCTGTCAG GCTCCATTGATTCTACCATCCGCTGCTGGGATTGCCGCTCTCACAGGCCCGACCCCATCCAGATCCTGGACGAAGCCAAGGACGGGGTGTCCAGCCTGAAGGTGTCAGATCACGAGATCCTCTCTGG ctctgtggaCGGCCGCGTCCGGCGCTACGACCTGCGTGCAGGGGAGCTCTGCTCAGATTATGTTGGAA GCCCCATCACCAGTGTGTGCTTCAGCAAGGACGGGCAGTGCACCCTGGCCGCCAGCCTGGACTCCACCCTGCGCCTGCTGGACAAGGACACCGGGGAGATGCTGGGAGA GTACACCGGCCACAAGAACACGGCCTACAAGCTGGACTGCTGCCTGAGCGAGAAGGACACGCATGTGGCCAGCTGCTCGGAGGACGGCAAGGTGTACTTCTGGGACCTGGTTGAG GGCTCCCTGACGCTGAGCCTGCCCGTGGGCAGAGGCGTGGTGCAGTCCCTCACCTTCCACCCCAGCGAGCCCGGCCTGCTCACGGCCACCGAGGGCCAGGTGCAGTTCTGGAGGGAGGAGGCCCACGCGGCGGCACAGGGGGAGGCGCTGGGCTGTTGA
- the DHPS gene encoding deoxyhypusine synthase isoform X1 — protein MPALSTRLCSPPESGKRVQDSWIPLLASQDSDGGSQAYGYSAAVAEGQDGGAQEYGAMFRETRRDPAALPYPAGLHVVAAGGEVGVVSRDLEPQGTGPMESPAEGFPAAAVAAVLKPSAALPEESLRVRGYDFSRGLDHRALLQSYLTTGFQATSFGQAVQEINRMITAKLEPLGEEDETRAELNPCHRKPSGCTIFLGFTSNLISSGIRETIRYLVQHNMVDVLVTTAGGVEEDLIKCLAPTYIGEFSLRGKELRESGINRIGNLLVPNDNYCKFEDWLMPILDQMVAEQNTEGVKWSPSKMIARLGKEMNNPESVYYWAQKNNIPVLSPALTDGSLGDMIFFHSYKNPGLVLDIVEDLRLINSQAIFAKKTGMIILGGGLVKHHIANANLMRNGADYAVYVNTAQEFDGSDSGARPDEAVSWGKIRVDAKPVKIYADASLVFPLLVAETFAQRSSAFVSEKQHD, from the exons ATGCCTGCTCTAAGCACTaggctctgctcccctcctgAGTCTGGGAAAAGGGTCCAGGACTCCTGGATCCCTCTACTGGCATCTCAAGATTCTG ATGGCGGCTCCCAGGCGTACGGCTACAGCGCGGCGGTGGCTGAGGGGCAAGATGGCGGCGCCCAGGAGTACGGCGCGATGTTCCGCGAGACGCGGCGTGATCCTGCGGCGTTGCCGTACCCGGCCGGGCTTCACgtggtggctgctgggggtgaggTCGGGGTTGTGAGCAG ggacCTGGAGCCGCAGGGCACCGGCCCCATGGAGAGCCCGGCGGAGGGGTTCCCCGCCGCGGCCGTGGCGGCCGTGCTGAAGCCGAGCGCCGCCCTGCCAGAGGAGAGCCTGCGGGTGCGGGGCTACGACTTCAGCCGCGGGCTGGATCACCGTGCCCTGCTCCAGTCCTACCTCACCACCGGCTTCCAGGCCACCAGCTTCGGGCAGGCCGTGCAGGAGATCAACAGGATG ATCACGGCAAAGCTGGAGCCTCTGGGCGAGGAGGATGAGACCCGGGCAGAACTGAACCCCTGCCACCGGAAGCCGTCCGGCTGCACCATCTTCCTGGGCTTCACCTCCAACCTCATCAGCTCGGGCATCCGGGAGACCATCCGCTACCTGGTGCAGCACAACATG GTGGATGTGCTGGTCACAACAGCCGGGGGCGTGGAAGAGGATCTCATCAAATGCCTGGCACCCACCTACATAGGGGAGTTCAGCCTGCGAGGGAAGGAGCTTCGGGAGAGTGGGATCAACAG GATCGGAAACCTGCTGGTGCCCAACGACAACTACTGCAAGTTTGAAGACTGGCTCATGCCCATCCTGGACCAGATGGTGGCTGAGCAGAACACGGAG GGCGTGAAGTGGAGCCCCTCCAAGATGATTGCGCGGCTGGGCAAGGAGATGAACAACCCTGAATCGGTCTATTACTGGGCACAGAAG AACAACATCCCGGTGCTGAGCCCCGCGCTGACGGACGGATCCCTGGGGGACATGATCTTCTTCCACTCCTACAAGAACCCCGGCTTGGTGCTGGACATTGTGGAAG ATCTCCGGCTGATCAACTCCCAGGCCATCTTTGCCAAGAAGACCGGCATGATCATCCTGGGCGGGGGCCTGGTCAAACACCACATCGCCAATGCCAACCTGATG AGGAATGGTGCCGACTACGCCGTCTATGTCAACACGGCGCAGGAGTTCGATGGCTCTGACTCAGGGGCCCGGCCAGACGAGGCAGTGTCCTGGGGGAAGATCCGTGTGGATGCCAAGCCGGTGAAG ATTTATGCTGACGCCTCCCTGGTTTTCCCACTGCTGGTAGCTGAGACCTTCGCCCAGAGATCCAGCGCCTTTGTCTCTGAGAAGCAGCACgactga
- the MAN2B1 gene encoding lysosomal alpha-mannosidase encodes MWLLVGLILSRILGLGLLAGPAAGCGYESCPATKPDMLNVHLIPHTHNDVGWLKTVDQYFYGARNNIQHAGVQYILDSVIPQLQADPTKRFIYVEVAFFYRWWQLQAEPMRQVVRQLVNEGRLEFINGGWCMNDEAAAHYNAMIDQMTLGLRFLQETFGECGRPRAAWHIDPFGHSREQASLFAQMGFDGFFFGRLDYQDKANRQKLREMEQIWRASANLQPPGADLFTGVLPNGYSPPPALCWDEFCSDNPIVDDVSDENNVDELVAYFLKTAAAQAKHYRTHHIVMTMGSDFHYENANLWYKNMDKLIKHVNVQQLNGSRVHVLYSTPTCYLWELHKANLSWSLKYDDFFPYADGPHQFWTGYFTSRPAFKRYERLSNNFLQVCNQLEALAGPMATKGPYGDGDSTVLRRAMAVAQHHDAVSGTEKQHVANDYAKRLAAGWDACQVLLSNALASISGKKENFVYCNYLNISVCPLTESASTFMVILYNPLGRRVSWNVRLPVNGAAYSVADPNGQLVPNEVVPVSNFTQQVRRDRGDAARELIFPASAPALGYSTYVVSKMAGGDLRSRLVKRLREQARPRVHTWSPSEIRNEHVRVLFDPATGLLREIQNLDKSISLPVSQNFFWYNASIGNEDSTQASGAYIFRPNRSEPIHMAGRAQTYLVKNKLVQEVYQNFSSWCSQVVRVYAGQTHVELEWTVGPIPIDDGLGKEIISRFETPLQTDGRFYTDANGREILERRRDFRATWNLSQTETVAGNYYPVNSRIYIKNKKLQLTVLTDRSQGGSSLTDGSLELMVHRRLLYDDSRGVGEPLLEPGPYQDGLVVRGHHLLFLDTVESSADQHRLQAQQEFMAPQLVLAPGGGPPFRRGQRSLKQFSALNQELPHSIHLLTVAQWDPSSVLIRLEHQFERGESANSSQPVTIDLLHLFSYFTITSLQEMNLVANQQRDAVTRLSWRPATGPARHRPYPSLNPVSVTLEPMEIRTFLATVQHTGPSGG; translated from the exons atgtggctgctggtgggcctgatcctgagccGGATCCTGGGCTtggggctgctggcggggccGGCGGCTGGCTGCGGCtatgag TCCTGCCCGGCCACGAAACCAGACATGCTCAACGTCCACTTGATCCCGCACACACACAACGATGTGGGCTGGCTGAAGACGGTGGATCAGTATTTTTATGGAG CCCGCAACAACATCCAGCACGCTGGCGTGCAGTACATCCTGGACTCTGTCATCCCCCAGCTCCAGGCCGACCCCACCAAGCGCTTTATCTACGTCGAGGTGGCCTTCTTCTACCgctggtggcagctgcaggcagagcccatgcGGCAGGTGGTGCGGCAGCTGGTCAACGAAG GGCGCCTGGAGTTCATCAACGGTGGCTGGTGCATGAACGACGAGGCGGCCGCCCACTACAACGCCATGATTGACCAGATGACGCTGGGGCTGCGTTTCCTGCAGGAGACCTTTGGGGAATGTGGCCGGCCTCGTGCCGCCTGGCACATCGACCCCTTCGGCCACTCCCGGGAGCAGGCCTCCCTCTTCGCCCAG ATGGGCTTCGACGGCTTTTTCTTTGGCCGCCTCGATTACCAGGACAAAGCCAACCGGCAGAAGCTGCGGGAGATGGAGCAGATCTGGAGAGCGAGCgccaacctgcagccccctggggccgACCTCTTCACGG GCGTCCTCCCCAACGGCTACAGCCCGCCCCCGGCCCTCTGCTGGGACGAGTTCTGCTCTGACAACCCCATCGTGGATGACGTGAGCGATGAGAACAACGTGGATGAGCTGGTGGCCTATTTCCTGAAAACGGCCGCTGCCCAG GCCAAGCACTACCGCACCCACCACATCGTCATGACGATGGGCTCCGATTTCCACTATGAGAACGCCAACCTGTGGTACAAGAACATGGACAAGCTCATCAAACACGTCAACGTGCAG CAACTCAACGGGAGCCGGGTCCATGTGCTGTACTCCACCCCCACCTGCTACCTGTGGGAGCTGCACAAAGCCAATCTCTCGTG GTCCCTCAAATACGACGATTTCTTCCCTTACGCTGACGGGCCCCATCAGTTCTGGACAGGCTACTTCACCAGCCGGCCGGCCTTCAAGCGCTACGAACGGCTGAGCAACAACTTCCTGCAG GTTTGCAACCAGCTGGAAGCCTTGGCAGGGCCAATGGCGACGAAAGGCCCCTACGGGGACGGAGACAGTACAGTGCTCC GCCGGGCCATGGCAGTGGCCCAGCATCACGACGCTGTGAGTGGAACAGAGAAGCAACACGTGGCTAACGACTACGCCAAGCGCCTGGCCGCTGGCTGGGATGCTTGCCAG GTCCTGCTCAGTAACGCTCTGGCCAGCATCAGTGGCAAGAAGGAAAACTTTGTCTATTGTAACTACCTCAATATCAGCGTGTGCCCACTGACCGAATCTGCCAGCACC TTCATGGTCATCCTCTACAACCCGCTGGGACGGCGTGTGAGCTGGAACGTCCGGCTGCCGGTGAACGGAGCTGCGTATTCGGTGGCGGATCCCAACGGCCAGCTGGTGCCAAATGAG GTTGTCCCCGTCTCAAACTTCACCCAGCAGGTGAGGCGAGACCGGGGAGACGCTGCCCGCGAGCTGATCTTCCCAGCCTCGGCGCCCGCCCTAGGGTACAGCACCTACGTGGTCTCGAAAATGGCAGGTGGGGACCTGCGTTCCAGGCTGGTCAAGCGGCTCCGGGAGCAGGCCCGGCCCCGGGTGCACACCTGGTCTCCCAGCGAGATCCGGAATGAG CACGTCCGGGTTCTGTTTGACCCAGCCACCGGGCTCCTGCGAGAGATTCAGAACCTGGACAAAAGCATCTCGTTGCCTGTGTCTCAGAACTTCTTCTG GTACAATGCCAGCATCGGCAATGAGGACAGCACTCAGGCCTCCGGGGCATATATCTTCCGGCCCAACCGCTCTGAGCCCATCCACATGGCCGGCCGAGCTCAAACCTACTTGGTGAAG AACAAGCTGGTGCAGGAGGTTTACCAGAACTTCTCCTCGTGGTGCTCGCAGGTGGTGCGGGTCTATGCCGGgcagacccatgtggagctggagTGGACAGTGGGGCCGATCCCTATAGA CGACGGGCTGGGTAAGGAGATCATCAGCCGCTTCGAGACGCCCCTGCAGACGGACGGACGCTTCTACACGGACGCCAACGGGCGGGAGATTCTGGAGCGGAG GAGGGATTTTCGGGCCACATGGAACCTGAGCCAGACCGAGACGGTGGCTGGGAACTACTACCCCGTGAACAGTCGCATCTATATCAAG AACAAGAAGCTCCAGCTGACGGTGCTGACGGATCGCTCgcaggggggcagcagcctgacagaCGGCTCCCTGGAGCTCATG gTGCATCGGCGGCTGCTCTACGACGACagccgtggggtgggggagcccctgctggagcctgggCCCTACCAAGACGGCCTGGTGGTGCGAGGCCACCACCTCCTCTTCCTGGACACGGTGGAGTCCTCAGCTGATCAGCACCggctgcaggcccagcaggagTTCATGGCGCCCCAGCTGGTCCTGGCGCCCGGAGGGGGGCCTCCCTTCCGCCGAGGGCAGCGCAGCctcaagcag ttctctgctctgaACCAGGAGCTCCCCCACAGCATCCATCTCCTGACAGTGGCCCAGTGGGACCCCAGCTCAGTCCTCATCCGCCTGGAGCACCAGTTTGAAAGAGGGGAGAGTGCAAACAGCTCCCAGCCCGTCACCATTGACCTACTG caCCTGTTCTCCTATTTCACCATCACCTCCCTGCAGGAGATGAACCTTGTTGCCAACCAGCAGCGAGATGCTGTGACCCGGCTCAGCTGGCGGCCAGCTACAG GTCCAGCCAGGCACCGTCCCTACCCTTCGCTTAACCCAGTGAGCGTCACCCTGGAGCCCATGGAGATCCGGACCTTCCTGGCCACAGTCCAGCACACAGGCCCCAGTGGGGGCTAG
- the WDR83 gene encoding WD repeat domain-containing protein 83 isoform X2: MAFPEPKPQRPELPKKLVRNLECKQGAVRAVRFNVDGNYCLTCGSDKTLKLWNPHKGTLLKTYSGHGYEVLDAAGSFDNSQLCSCGADKMVVLWDVASGQVIRKFRGHAGKVNCVQFNEEATVILSGSIDSTIRCWDCRSHRPDPIQILDEAKDGVSSLKLCGRPRPALRPACRGALLRLCWKPHHQCVLQQGRAVHPGRQPGLHPAPAGQGHRGDAGRVHRPQEHGLQAGLLPEREGHACGQLLGGRQGVLLGPG, from the exons ATGGCATTTCCTGAACCAAAGCCCCAGAGGCCGGAGCTGCCGAAGAAGCTGGTGCGGAATTTGGAGTGCAAACAGGGAGCAGTCAGGGCAGTGAGGTTTAATG TGGATGGAAATTACTGTCTCACCTGTGGCAGCGACAAAACCCTGAAGCTGTGGAACCCCCACAAGGGGACCCTCCTGAAGACCTACAGCGGCCATGGCTATGAAGTGTTGGACGCAGCTGG ctcctttgataacagccagctctgctcctgtgggGCCGACAAAATGGTTGTCCTGTGGGACGTGGCCAGCGGGCAGGTGATCCGCAAGTTCCGCGGTCATGCAGGG AAGGTGAACTGTGTGCAGTTCAACGAGGAGGCCACGGTGATCCTGTCAG GCTCCATTGATTCTACCATCCGCTGCTGGGATTGCCGCTCTCACAGGCCCGACCCCATCCAGATCCTGGACGAAGCCAAGGACGGGGTGTCCAGCCTGAAG ctctgtggaCGGCCGCGTCCGGCGCTACGACCTGCGTGCAGGGGAGCTCTGCTCAGATTATGTTGGAA GCCCCATCACCAGTGTGTGCTTCAGCAAGGACGGGCAGTGCACCCTGGCCGCCAGCCTGGACTCCACCCTGCGCCTGCTGGACAAGGACACCGGGGAGATGCTGGGAGA GTACACCGGCCACAAGAACACGGCCTACAAGCTGGACTGCTGCCTGAGCGAGAAGGACACGCATGTGGCCAGCTGCTCGGAGGACGGCAAGGTGTACTTCTGGGACCTGGTTGA
- the DHPS gene encoding deoxyhypusine synthase isoform X2 yields MESPAEGFPAAAVAAVLKPSAALPEESLRVRGYDFSRGLDHRALLQSYLTTGFQATSFGQAVQEINRMITAKLEPLGEEDETRAELNPCHRKPSGCTIFLGFTSNLISSGIRETIRYLVQHNMVDVLVTTAGGVEEDLIKCLAPTYIGEFSLRGKELRESGINRIGNLLVPNDNYCKFEDWLMPILDQMVAEQNTEGVKWSPSKMIARLGKEMNNPESVYYWAQKNNIPVLSPALTDGSLGDMIFFHSYKNPGLVLDIVEDLRLINSQAIFAKKTGMIILGGGLVKHHIANANLMRNGADYAVYVNTAQEFDGSDSGARPDEAVSWGKIRVDAKPVKIYADASLVFPLLVAETFAQRSSAFVSEKQHD; encoded by the exons ATGGAGAGCCCGGCGGAGGGGTTCCCCGCCGCGGCCGTGGCGGCCGTGCTGAAGCCGAGCGCCGCCCTGCCAGAGGAGAGCCTGCGGGTGCGGGGCTACGACTTCAGCCGCGGGCTGGATCACCGTGCCCTGCTCCAGTCCTACCTCACCACCGGCTTCCAGGCCACCAGCTTCGGGCAGGCCGTGCAGGAGATCAACAGGATG ATCACGGCAAAGCTGGAGCCTCTGGGCGAGGAGGATGAGACCCGGGCAGAACTGAACCCCTGCCACCGGAAGCCGTCCGGCTGCACCATCTTCCTGGGCTTCACCTCCAACCTCATCAGCTCGGGCATCCGGGAGACCATCCGCTACCTGGTGCAGCACAACATG GTGGATGTGCTGGTCACAACAGCCGGGGGCGTGGAAGAGGATCTCATCAAATGCCTGGCACCCACCTACATAGGGGAGTTCAGCCTGCGAGGGAAGGAGCTTCGGGAGAGTGGGATCAACAG GATCGGAAACCTGCTGGTGCCCAACGACAACTACTGCAAGTTTGAAGACTGGCTCATGCCCATCCTGGACCAGATGGTGGCTGAGCAGAACACGGAG GGCGTGAAGTGGAGCCCCTCCAAGATGATTGCGCGGCTGGGCAAGGAGATGAACAACCCTGAATCGGTCTATTACTGGGCACAGAAG AACAACATCCCGGTGCTGAGCCCCGCGCTGACGGACGGATCCCTGGGGGACATGATCTTCTTCCACTCCTACAAGAACCCCGGCTTGGTGCTGGACATTGTGGAAG ATCTCCGGCTGATCAACTCCCAGGCCATCTTTGCCAAGAAGACCGGCATGATCATCCTGGGCGGGGGCCTGGTCAAACACCACATCGCCAATGCCAACCTGATG AGGAATGGTGCCGACTACGCCGTCTATGTCAACACGGCGCAGGAGTTCGATGGCTCTGACTCAGGGGCCCGGCCAGACGAGGCAGTGTCCTGGGGGAAGATCCGTGTGGATGCCAAGCCGGTGAAG ATTTATGCTGACGCCTCCCTGGTTTTCCCACTGCTGGTAGCTGAGACCTTCGCCCAGAGATCCAGCGCCTTTGTCTCTGAGAAGCAGCACgactga
- the WDR83OS gene encoding PAT complex subunit Asterix: protein MSSNSMADPRRPNKVLRYKPPTTENNPTLEDPTPDYMNLLGMIFSMCGLMLKLKWCAWIAVYCSFISFANSRSSEDTKQMMSSFMLSISAVVMSYLQNPQPMSPPW from the exons ATGTCCAGCAACAGCATGGCCGACCCCCGGCGGCCCAACAAGGTGTTGAG GTACAAGCCACCAACTACAGAGAACAACCCCACCCTAGAAGATCCCACTCCAGATTACATGAACCTGTTGGGGATGATTTTCAGCATGTGTGGCTTAATGTTGAAG CTGAAGTGGTGTGCTTGGATTGCTGTCTACTGCTCCTTCATTAGTTTTGCCAACTCCAGAAGCTCAGAGGACACCAAACAGATGATGAGCAGCTTCAT GTTGTCTATATCTGCTGTGGTGATGTCCTATCTACAGAACCCCCAACCCATGTCCCCGCCTTGGTGA